From Flavobacterium sp. 102, a single genomic window includes:
- a CDS encoding gliding motility-associated C-terminal domain-containing protein, with the protein MELNFTPGKKLRISLFVIYLIVFGFLQTVEAQSLPIYATTITSQSNVDFATNATDGNLSSMARIRASSGIAIGIGAYSGHLELKFDSVLPANTTSYVKIQTDDNILPSLLGGSLGGLLSDVGGVLLIGNQEFTVEAKNGSTTALLGNSQILNDFALERLKIVINATNEYFIALTPSQSYDRIRLTNRVGSLIGLGNTKRLDVYEAFYIGTPDVCGLASYTSYSGSGLNLDLLGLGGAGVSNPKNVLDANTTNYSRLSMGILAVAASIEQTVYYDGVYQPTDQFFIRMKVDSSLLALGVANNIQIIGSNGATTVMTANLNSLLNLDLLTLLQGNQIATIPFSPNAPVDRITIRYNSLLNVQLTQSLDLYDVTRAPAVPIITDTFTLNPTVCSGSTATLVATTGVGTELIWYDQAVGGTALATLSSGQPFVTPVLTQNTSYYVSARRIGCPEESLRLKVTVAVINLPVAADIAISDTLQACNGVIVLSPSSTIGGATFRYYKDQLKTQEITTGFSGDAGVTYVLNNANGELSISGLTAINSPYHYYISLTVNGICENEVNTLKHVIVNHATALVLNVSPTIEGCGSVNLRDAILNFDSSSDIIYSFFDSTNAPITAEAASNIQTSGLYYIQSTSLSGSCSSLMQSVDVTVNQEINLIVTNVNNVVNIGSSVTFNTTSNAPIVWYDSEGNALASNVAGPFSSAGFYTFTAISGNGSCLATSNAFVSVIDPANCPVLTERTYADSQSWGSIITGGVFNGSNAIDEDIQSHSTIVTGIGLLGIGTTWQTLQWDDLIPAGTPVNVKLGSNYSGLVALGAYSIVGTKRNSSGVPIDIGFIQPISGSLVDLLSGENVFEYTFVPSNFSGPQDYDGIRIIVGSVASIAQNVNVYEAYYDKQVSQITCSTSDVEDVFYGAYDLGVGVATATVGVDDPYDAVDNSVTTYATMYSGAGILATADLTISFNTPTLAGDTLEIIISKPATLLSLSLLSGFSIQMYLGNSPVGLPIDHNSSLLSLSLISGDLYALVVQPQTMPYDRIAIRFGGTVDAFDFLRIHEVNRRADTSVIGGDATNTLDVCPGQAVQLTIVPVDCTTFIWYDAEVGGNVVSTGMSFTVPNNLTSGSHNFYIQPFRFGCAVYDRGRVTLNVGQTAPDTAITQVLINGATNTTICSLTGTIALQAEMNSTMTITNPIFHWYYFDGTTVQPIAGETASLLTITGLTPGTYTYYLGVSSDEYCDTAEPDRKEITFTILPFSVASDITAADTLICNNDAAIIVPTTSHTNPQFSWYLTNDTTQPIVDGAIIGGATFSVAANGTLTVTGLLDTNSPFTYYVAMQSDNTCLNLAGTLEPVMIIVNDPGTPTTANANQSFCLIDAPTVADLQVNESNVVWYSGPINGTPLVTTTPLVNGVIYYAALVDTTTGCESTIRLAINITITDSGTPTTTNTTQTFCLIAAPTIANLQVNESNFVWYLNPNGGSPLTSTTALVNGGLYYASLLDAVTGCESAVRLVISVLISDPGTPTTANATQTFCLANAPTISNLQVNESNVVWYNNLIGGTPLVTTTALVNGSIYYASLLETTTGCESATRLAVSITLSNPAIPTTNNATQTFCLVDAPTIANLQVNETNVVWYADATGGSPLATTTALVNGITYYAAIVDTNTGCESSIRLAIMVTFNGSGQAVILGGDNEACVFEQVTYTTNAGMDNYIWSVTNGLIISGGQTTDNTITVSWLAIGPGNVSVSYSNSCSGNSSASFDLSVQTCSDITISKVVDNPTPSIDDNVTFTITVNNVGTGQFLNVVVHENLPSGYSFVSATTTAGTFNNISGIWNISILPANTSAILTVTVTVLSTGNYLNVASIDISDPIDLDDSNNDDDAEVSPICLVVYNEFSPNNDGANDTFTIDCIENYPNNKLSVYNRYGSLVYDRKAYNNDWDGTANVSGAINREEKLPTGTYYYILDIGDNTPKKAGWLAITR; encoded by the coding sequence ATGGAATTAAATTTTACCCCTGGCAAAAAGCTTAGGATAAGTCTTTTTGTAATCTACCTTATAGTATTTGGATTTTTGCAAACCGTGGAAGCACAATCACTACCGATTTATGCAACCACAATTACAAGTCAGAGTAATGTAGATTTTGCTACAAATGCTACTGACGGTAATTTGTCAAGTATGGCTAGAATAAGAGCCAGTTCAGGAATTGCCATCGGAATTGGCGCTTACTCCGGACATCTGGAGCTTAAGTTTGATTCGGTTTTACCGGCAAACACTACTTCTTATGTGAAAATTCAAACCGATGATAATATTCTGCCATCTCTACTAGGTGGTAGTCTTGGCGGATTATTATCCGATGTTGGAGGCGTTTTATTAATCGGCAATCAAGAGTTTACTGTGGAAGCCAAAAACGGCTCAACAACAGCTCTTCTGGGAAACAGTCAAATCTTAAATGATTTTGCTTTAGAAAGATTAAAAATTGTCATTAATGCTACTAATGAATACTTTATTGCATTAACCCCTTCACAATCTTATGACAGAATTCGTTTGACCAACAGAGTCGGTTCTTTAATAGGATTAGGAAATACGAAGCGATTGGATGTATATGAAGCTTTCTATATTGGAACACCCGATGTTTGTGGATTGGCAAGTTATACTTCTTATAGCGGTTCGGGTCTAAATCTCGATTTATTAGGTCTTGGCGGCGCCGGTGTTAGCAATCCAAAAAATGTTTTAGACGCTAATACCACTAATTACTCCAGACTTAGCATGGGAATTTTAGCGGTTGCAGCTTCTATAGAGCAAACAGTTTATTACGATGGTGTATACCAACCAACCGATCAATTTTTTATTCGAATGAAAGTTGATTCTTCATTGTTGGCTTTAGGAGTTGCTAATAATATTCAAATTATTGGCTCGAATGGAGCAACCACAGTGATGACTGCCAATTTAAATTCACTTTTAAATTTAGACTTACTGACATTACTTCAAGGCAATCAAATTGCTACGATTCCTTTTTCCCCAAATGCTCCTGTTGACAGAATTACAATAAGATACAACTCCTTGTTGAATGTTCAATTGACACAAAGTTTGGATTTGTATGATGTAACTCGAGCGCCGGCTGTTCCGATAATTACCGATACTTTTACGCTAAATCCAACAGTTTGTTCAGGAAGCACCGCTACTTTAGTTGCAACAACAGGCGTGGGAACCGAATTAATTTGGTATGACCAAGCCGTGGGCGGAACAGCTTTGGCGACCTTGAGTTCAGGTCAACCTTTTGTAACACCGGTTTTAACACAAAACACTTCGTATTATGTTTCAGCCAGAAGAATTGGTTGTCCAGAAGAATCGTTAAGACTCAAGGTTACTGTTGCCGTAATCAACTTACCCGTTGCGGCAGACATTGCAATTTCTGACACTTTGCAAGCTTGTAATGGTGTGATTGTACTTTCTCCGTCTTCAACAATCGGTGGTGCTACTTTTAGATATTATAAAGACCAGTTAAAAACTCAGGAAATTACAACCGGATTTTCGGGTGATGCCGGAGTTACTTATGTTTTGAATAATGCTAATGGTGAGCTGTCAATTTCAGGATTAACCGCGATTAATTCACCTTATCACTATTATATATCACTGACTGTAAACGGTATTTGTGAAAATGAGGTGAATACTTTAAAACACGTAATAGTTAATCACGCGACTGCTTTAGTATTGAATGTTTCTCCAACTATTGAAGGTTGTGGAAGTGTTAACCTTCGCGATGCCATTCTGAATTTTGATAGTTCAAGCGATATAATATACAGCTTTTTTGATAGTACCAATGCTCCAATTACTGCGGAAGCTGCTTCCAATATTCAAACTTCGGGATTGTATTATATCCAATCAACAAGTTTAAGTGGAAGCTGCTCTTCTTTAATGCAATCAGTTGATGTTACTGTAAATCAGGAGATAAATTTGATAGTAACCAATGTTAATAATGTGGTTAATATTGGAAGCTCGGTTACTTTCAATACCACTTCAAATGCGCCTATTGTTTGGTACGATTCTGAGGGTAATGCATTGGCATCAAACGTCGCCGGACCATTTTCATCTGCCGGTTTTTACACTTTCACTGCTATTTCAGGCAATGGCAGTTGTTTGGCCACAAGCAATGCTTTTGTATCGGTTATTGATCCTGCCAATTGTCCGGTTTTGACCGAAAGAACATACGCAGATTCCCAAAGTTGGGGTTCCATAATTACCGGTGGTGTTTTTAACGGCAGTAATGCTATCGATGAAGATATCCAATCTCATTCCACCATAGTAACCGGTATCGGACTATTAGGTATTGGAACAACTTGGCAAACTTTGCAATGGGATGATTTAATTCCTGCCGGAACTCCGGTGAATGTGAAATTAGGCTCTAATTATAGTGGTCTAGTAGCCTTAGGTGCTTACTCAATTGTTGGAACCAAAAGAAATTCTTCAGGTGTTCCGATTGATATCGGATTTATCCAACCTATTTCAGGTTCGCTAGTTGATTTATTATCAGGAGAGAATGTTTTCGAATACACTTTTGTTCCTTCCAATTTCAGTGGACCACAAGATTATGATGGTATCCGAATCATTGTAGGTTCTGTCGCCAGTATTGCGCAAAATGTAAATGTGTATGAAGCTTATTACGACAAACAGGTTTCTCAAATCACTTGTAGCACATCTGATGTAGAAGATGTTTTCTATGGTGCTTATGATTTAGGTGTTGGTGTCGCTACAGCGACAGTAGGCGTTGATGATCCTTATGATGCAGTTGATAATAGTGTTACTACTTATGCAACGATGTATAGCGGAGCCGGCATTTTAGCGACAGCCGATTTGACAATTTCTTTCAATACACCAACATTAGCCGGTGATACCTTGGAAATCATAATATCAAAACCGGCAACACTTTTGAGCTTGTCTTTACTAAGCGGTTTTTCAATCCAAATGTACTTGGGTAATTCTCCTGTAGGACTTCCGATTGATCATAATTCCAGTTTATTGAGTTTATCACTAATCAGTGGTGATTTATATGCTTTGGTTGTGCAACCGCAAACAATGCCTTATGACAGAATAGCCATTCGTTTTGGAGGTACTGTTGACGCATTCGATTTTTTAAGAATACACGAGGTGAATCGACGCGCTGATACTTCTGTTATTGGTGGTGATGCAACAAACACTTTGGATGTTTGTCCAGGTCAAGCAGTGCAATTAACTATTGTGCCCGTTGATTGTACGACATTTATTTGGTATGATGCTGAAGTTGGAGGAAACGTAGTTTCAACTGGAATGAGTTTTACGGTACCGAATAATTTAACTTCGGGATCACATAATTTTTATATCCAACCATTCCGTTTCGGTTGTGCGGTATACGATAGAGGTAGAGTGACCTTAAATGTTGGTCAAACCGCACCGGACACGGCTATAACGCAAGTTTTAATAAATGGAGCGACAAATACTACTATTTGTAGCCTAACTGGAACGATTGCTTTGCAAGCAGAGATGAATTCAACCATGACCATCACTAACCCGATTTTTCATTGGTATTATTTTGATGGTACAACTGTCCAACCCATTGCAGGAGAAACAGCCTCTTTATTGACAATTACAGGATTGACACCGGGAACTTATACTTATTATTTAGGGGTAAGTTCAGACGAATATTGTGACACTGCTGAACCTGACAGAAAAGAAATTACGTTTACCATTTTACCTTTTTCTGTAGCTTCAGATATAACTGCAGCTGATACTCTGATTTGTAACAATGATGCGGCTATAATAGTGCCAACGACTTCGCATACCAATCCACAATTTTCTTGGTATTTAACCAATGATACAACACAACCTATTGTTGATGGTGCTATTATTGGCGGAGCCACTTTTTCAGTAGCGGCTAATGGTACACTAACCGTAACAGGTTTGTTAGATACCAATAGTCCGTTTACTTATTATGTTGCCATGCAAAGTGATAACACTTGTTTGAACTTAGCGGGGACATTAGAACCGGTGATGATAATTGTAAATGATCCCGGAACACCAACCACTGCAAATGCAAATCAGTCATTTTGTTTAATTGATGCGCCAACAGTAGCAGATTTACAAGTGAATGAAAGCAATGTCGTTTGGTATTCAGGACCTATCAATGGAACACCATTGGTAACAACAACGCCATTGGTAAATGGAGTAATATATTATGCAGCTTTAGTAGACACGACAACAGGTTGTGAAAGCACAATTCGATTAGCAATAAATATTACTATTACTGATTCGGGAACGCCAACCACTACAAATACTACTCAAACCTTTTGTTTGATTGCTGCACCAACAATTGCCAATCTGCAAGTGAACGAAAGCAACTTTGTTTGGTATTTGAATCCTAACGGCGGAAGTCCATTAACTTCAACCACTGCTTTAGTAAATGGAGGATTATATTACGCTTCGCTATTAGATGCTGTTACAGGCTGTGAAAGTGCTGTTAGATTAGTGATAAGTGTTTTAATTTCTGATCCGGGTACACCAACAACAGCCAATGCTACTCAAACATTTTGTTTGGCGAATGCACCAACCATTTCGAATCTGCAGGTAAATGAAAGCAATGTGGTTTGGTATAATAATCTAATAGGAGGAACTCCATTAGTAACAACAACAGCTCTAGTGAATGGAAGTATTTATTACGCTTCATTACTAGAGACAACCACCGGATGTGAGAGCGCTACGAGGTTAGCAGTAAGCATAACGCTTTCTAATCCGGCAATTCCAACTACAAATAATGCTACTCAGACATTTTGTTTAGTCGATGCGCCAACCATTGCTAATCTTCAAGTGAATGAAACCAATGTGGTTTGGTATGCAGATGCTACTGGTGGAAGTCCGTTAGCCACAACAACAGCTTTGGTTAATGGAATTACTTACTATGCCGCAATAGTGGATACCAATACAGGTTGTGAAAGTAGCATCCGATTGGCGATAATGGTAACCTTTAATGGAAGTGGTCAAGCCGTAATTTTGGGCGGTGATAATGAAGCTTGTGTTTTTGAGCAGGTAACTTACACCACCAATGCGGGAATGGATAATTATATATGGTCGGTAACCAATGGATTGATTATTTCCGGTGGACAAACAACTGATAATACGATTACGGTATCGTGGTTAGCCATTGGTCCGGGAAATGTTAGTGTTTCTTATTCTAATAGCTGTAGCGGAAATAGTAGTGCTTCATTTGACCTAAGTGTTCAAACTTGTTCTGATATTACCATCAGTAAAGTAGTTGACAATCCAACTCCAAGTATAGATGATAATGTAACATTTACTATTACCGTTAATAATGTTGGTACCGGTCAATTTCTGAATGTAGTAGTTCATGAAAATTTGCCGTCAGGATACAGCTTTGTAAGTGCAACGACAACTGCTGGAACTTTCAATAACATATCAGGGATATGGAATATTTCGATATTACCTGCCAATACGAGCGCTATCTTAACAGTAACGGTTACAGTTTTATCAACCGGAAATTATTTGAATGTTGCATCAATCGATATTTCAGATCCGATAGATTTAGATGATTCTAATAATGATGATGACGCAGAAGTATCGCCAATTTGTTTAGTGGTTTACAATGAATTTAGTCCAAATAACGATGGTGCTAACGATACTTTTACCATTGATTGTATCGAAAATTATCCAAATAACAAGCTAAGTGTATACAATAGATATGGTTCTTTAGTTTATGATAGAAAGGCCTATAACAATGATTGGGACGGAACTGCCAACGTTTCAGGAGCTATCAATAGAGAGGAAAAGTTGCCAACCGGTACTTATTACTATATCCTCGATATTGGTGATAATACTCCTAAAAAAGCGGGTTGGTTAGCCATCACAAGATAG
- a CDS encoding type IX secretion system membrane protein PorP/SprF, with product MKPYIRIHKVHFLLLYILCPFIIKAQQDPEYTQYMYNTMSVNSAYAGLTGSLEAVLLHRSQWVGIDGAPQTQAFAIHSPMRNDKVGLGFSIVNDKLGPSNELYIDGNFSYSIAFPNERKLAFGLKAGMRVLNVDWTRGRYNDPIDVLLNQNIDNKMKPSIGAGLYFYSDKWYIGASVPSFIRGDYYDDVEEAIDYDRLHYYFIGGYVFNFSDNLKFKPAYMLKAVSGAPMSMDISANFLIQEKFTLGVSHRLDDSVSVLAGFQISNSLYIGYAYDYTVTNLNKYNDGSHEVILRYQLQKKSQQIKSPRFF from the coding sequence ATGAAACCATATATAAGAATTCATAAAGTACACTTTTTATTGCTGTACATCCTTTGTCCTTTTATCATAAAGGCACAACAAGACCCCGAATATACACAGTACATGTATAACACAATGAGCGTAAACTCAGCTTATGCAGGATTGACAGGTTCATTGGAAGCCGTTCTTCTACACCGTTCTCAATGGGTTGGTATCGATGGCGCACCACAGACTCAAGCCTTCGCCATTCATTCTCCCATGCGAAATGATAAAGTGGGTTTAGGGTTTAGTATTGTGAATGACAAACTAGGACCTTCAAACGAATTGTACATCGATGGAAACTTCTCCTATAGTATTGCCTTTCCGAATGAAAGAAAATTGGCGTTTGGTCTTAAAGCCGGTATGAGAGTGTTGAACGTCGATTGGACAAGAGGAAGATACAATGATCCAATTGATGTTTTGCTGAATCAAAATATCGACAACAAAATGAAACCTTCAATAGGCGCCGGATTGTATTTCTACAGTGACAAATGGTATATCGGCGCTTCAGTTCCAAGTTTTATCAGAGGTGATTATTATGATGATGTGGAAGAAGCTATTGATTACGACCGACTTCACTATTATTTTATCGGAGGTTATGTTTTTAATTTCTCAGACAATCTAAAATTCAAACCCGCCTACATGTTAAAAGCAGTTAGTGGTGCACCGATGTCAATGGATATTTCGGCTAATTTCTTAATTCAAGAGAAATTTACATTAGGCGTTTCACATCGTTTGGACGATTCGGTTAGTGTGTTGGCTGGTTTTCAAATTTCTAATAGTTTGTACATCGGTTACGCCTATGATTATACTGTAACCAATTTGAATAAGTACAACGATGGTTCACACGAGGTCATTCTTCGTTATCAATTGCAAAAGAAATCCCAACAAATAAAATCTCCAAGATTTTTCTAA
- a CDS encoding OmpA family protein, whose amino-acid sequence MKKIYLLIMFFCLASGFAQTKLKKADQLFKTMAYVEAAKAYEEYLKNVEKPGTQTLKNAADSYYFTDDNRNALKWYQKLYDIQGQTISDSYFLRYIQSLKGVMDYEKADKLTREFLNKKGDEKEIARFVNQKRQMDSVAKAKQLYTVKNLDINTNKSDFGTAFYGKKIVFASSKDTTNHGEKLYSWNKQPFLNLYLAERNTADGSLFNESLFLPNVMTKYHEATATFSPDWKTVYYTTNIVKDKKLIIDQSRTNNFQIIRGRIEEDELVKTEKLFFNSDKYSVGHPSLSEDGKWLFFASDMPGGLGETDLYVVQIADDGTMSTPQNLGPTVNTIGNELFPYFRNGTLYFSSDGHYGWGDLDVYESKFSGGLNFSVPRNLGAPINSNKDDFAYIVDATDTFGYVSSNRALGKGDDDIYYFTKVKPECDQLISGKVINSKSKWVIDNATIIAYNAFGEAINQAKTDANGAYVIKLPCGKKIKLVASKPNHSSEERTVETTKTNLAEVKEINFELSKFEDLIVKEKGQEKIDVNPIFFNYDKYDVTPQAVVELDKVVFVMQKFPNVKIKIESHTDSRGKDAYNMTLSDNRAKSTQAYIISKGIDASRIESAIGFGESRLTNKCSNGVKCTEEQHFKNRRSDFIIIQK is encoded by the coding sequence ATGAAAAAAATATATCTACTAATTATGTTCTTTTGTTTGGCATCAGGTTTTGCGCAAACGAAATTGAAGAAAGCAGACCAACTTTTTAAGACCATGGCTTATGTTGAAGCCGCAAAAGCTTATGAAGAGTATCTGAAGAATGTTGAAAAACCGGGAACGCAAACGCTAAAAAATGCTGCTGATTCCTATTATTTCACAGACGACAACAGAAATGCACTTAAATGGTATCAAAAACTTTATGATATCCAAGGTCAGACGATTTCTGACAGCTATTTTCTCCGCTATATTCAGTCTTTGAAAGGGGTAATGGATTATGAGAAAGCAGATAAACTAACTCGTGAATTTTTGAATAAAAAAGGCGATGAAAAAGAAATAGCTCGCTTTGTAAATCAAAAACGTCAAATGGACAGTGTAGCTAAAGCCAAACAACTTTACACCGTAAAAAATCTCGACATCAATACCAATAAGTCTGATTTTGGAACCGCTTTTTATGGTAAAAAAATTGTTTTTGCTTCGAGTAAAGACACTACAAATCATGGTGAAAAACTATACAGTTGGAACAAGCAACCTTTCTTAAACTTGTATTTGGCCGAAAGAAATACCGCAGATGGAAGTTTGTTTAATGAATCACTATTTTTACCTAATGTGATGACCAAATACCATGAAGCCACTGCTACATTTAGCCCGGATTGGAAAACAGTTTATTACACGACTAACATTGTGAAAGATAAAAAACTGATTATCGACCAATCCAGAACTAATAATTTCCAAATTATCAGAGGTAGAATTGAAGAAGATGAACTGGTGAAAACCGAAAAATTGTTCTTCAATAGCGACAAGTATTCCGTTGGTCATCCATCTTTAAGTGAAGACGGAAAATGGTTGTTTTTTGCTTCAGATATGCCTGGTGGTTTAGGGGAAACCGATTTGTATGTTGTCCAAATTGCCGACGACGGAACGATGAGTACGCCTCAAAATTTAGGACCAACGGTAAATACTATCGGAAACGAATTGTTTCCTTATTTCCGAAACGGTACTCTGTATTTTTCTTCCGACGGTCATTATGGTTGGGGTGATTTAGATGTTTATGAAAGCAAATTTTCTGGTGGACTAAATTTCTCGGTACCAAGAAATCTTGGTGCTCCGATAAATAGCAACAAAGACGATTTTGCTTATATAGTAGACGCGACGGATACTTTTGGTTATGTTTCTTCGAACAGAGCTTTAGGAAAAGGTGATGATGATATCTATTATTTTACCAAAGTAAAACCGGAATGTGACCAATTGATTTCTGGAAAAGTCATCAACTCAAAATCCAAATGGGTCATAGATAACGCGACAATAATCGCTTATAACGCTTTTGGCGAAGCCATAAACCAAGCGAAGACAGATGCAAATGGCGCTTATGTAATCAAATTGCCTTGTGGAAAGAAAATCAAATTGGTTGCTTCTAAACCAAATCACAGCAGTGAAGAACGAACTGTTGAAACTACCAAAACCAATTTGGCAGAAGTAAAAGAAATCAATTTTGAATTGAGCAAATTTGAAGATTTAATCGTTAAAGAAAAGGGACAGGAAAAAATTGATGTAAATCCAATCTTCTTTAATTATGATAAATATGATGTCACACCTCAAGCAGTAGTAGAATTAGATAAAGTAGTTTTTGTAATGCAAAAATTTCCGAATGTGAAAATCAAAATTGAATCCCATACCGATTCAAGAGGGAAAGATGCTTATAATATGACCTTGTCTGACAACAGAGCCAAGTCAACTCAGGCTTACATTATTTCTAAAGGAATTGATGCTTCCCGAATTGAAAGTGCTATTGGTTTCGGAGAAAGTCGCTTGACCAACAAATGTAGTAATGGTGTGAAATGTACTGAAGAGCAACATTTTAAAAATCGTCGTTCCGATTTTATCATTATCCAAAAATAA
- the ligA gene encoding NAD-dependent DNA ligase LigA, with amino-acid sequence MDIQTIIQDLRDELNQHNHSYYVLDNPTISDFEFDQKLKQLQELENQYPEFFDENSPSQRVGGTITKNFQTVVHDYRMYSLDNSYSTEDLVDWETRIQKVLGNVPLQYTCELKYDGASISITYENGKLKRAVTRGDGFQGDDVTNNIKTIKSIPLKLKGSFPDRFDIRGEIILPFEGFEKMNQELIEIGETPYSNPRNTASGSLKLQDSSEVAKRPLECLLYFIVGNNLNIKTQFEGLAAARNWGFKVPKEARLANSLAEVFEYINYWDEHRHHLPYETDGVVIKVNSFQHQDELGYTAKSPRWAMAYKFKAEQVSTKLNSISYQVGRTGSITPVANLEPVQLAGTIVKRASLHNADQIEKLDIRVGDTVFVEKGGEIIPKIIAVDLAKRSADSQRTQYISHCPECNSELVRTEGEANHYCPNFYGCPPQIIGRIQHYISRKAMDIEGLGGETVALLFNNNLVKDYADLYELTVGQILPLERMAQKSAENLVNGVLKSTAVPFERVLYAIGIRYVGETVAKKLAKHYKSIDALQKASLLDLILVDEIGEKIAQSVIEFFENEENVKIIERLKQFGVQLELIEKHNPNATDKLSGKTFVVSGVFEKFSRDDLKKAIEDNGGKVGSSISAKTDFVVAGDNMGPAKLEKANQLKVPIISEDDFLVMLS; translated from the coding sequence ATGGATATTCAAACTATCATTCAGGATTTACGAGACGAACTCAACCAACACAATCACAGCTATTATGTGTTAGACAATCCAACGATTTCCGATTTTGAATTTGACCAAAAACTGAAACAGCTTCAAGAGTTAGAAAACCAATATCCTGAATTTTTTGACGAAAACTCGCCATCGCAACGGGTTGGCGGAACAATTACCAAAAATTTTCAAACAGTAGTTCACGATTACCGAATGTATTCTTTGGACAATTCTTATTCTACAGAAGATTTAGTCGATTGGGAAACCAGAATCCAAAAGGTGCTAGGCAATGTACCGTTGCAATATACTTGCGAATTAAAATATGATGGTGCCTCGATTTCGATTACTTACGAAAACGGAAAACTAAAGCGTGCCGTTACTCGCGGCGATGGCTTTCAAGGCGATGATGTGACTAATAATATCAAAACAATTAAGTCGATTCCGTTAAAATTGAAAGGCAGTTTTCCCGACCGATTTGACATTCGTGGCGAAATCATTTTGCCGTTTGAAGGTTTCGAAAAAATGAACCAAGAACTGATTGAAATAGGTGAGACACCTTATTCCAATCCAAGAAATACGGCTTCCGGAAGTTTAAAATTACAAGACAGTAGTGAAGTGGCAAAACGCCCATTAGAATGTTTGTTGTATTTTATCGTTGGCAATAATCTCAATATCAAAACTCAATTTGAAGGATTAGCAGCTGCCAGAAATTGGGGTTTTAAAGTCCCGAAAGAAGCACGATTAGCCAATAGTTTAGCCGAAGTTTTCGAGTATATCAATTATTGGGACGAACACCGACACCATTTGCCTTATGAAACCGACGGCGTTGTAATTAAAGTCAATAGTTTCCAACACCAAGATGAATTAGGGTATACCGCCAAATCGCCTCGTTGGGCAATGGCTTATAAATTCAAAGCCGAACAAGTTTCTACCAAATTAAATTCGATTTCGTATCAAGTGGGAAGAACCGGTTCGATTACACCTGTGGCCAATTTGGAACCGGTACAATTGGCGGGAACGATAGTTAAACGGGCGTCTTTACACAATGCCGACCAAATTGAAAAACTCGACATCAGAGTAGGCGATACTGTTTTTGTAGAAAAAGGAGGCGAAATTATTCCGAAAATTATTGCGGTTGATTTGGCTAAAAGAAGCGCTGACTCTCAAAGAACACAATATATTTCTCATTGTCCGGAATGCAATTCGGAACTAGTGAGAACTGAAGGTGAAGCCAATCATTATTGTCCTAATTTTTATGGTTGTCCGCCGCAGATTATAGGTAGAATCCAACATTATATTTCGCGCAAAGCGATGGATATTGAAGGTCTTGGCGGAGAAACTGTCGCTTTGTTGTTCAATAATAATTTGGTTAAAGATTACGCTGATTTATACGAATTGACTGTTGGCCAAATTTTACCCTTGGAACGTATGGCGCAAAAATCAGCGGAGAACTTAGTCAATGGTGTTCTAAAATCTACAGCAGTTCCGTTTGAAAGGGTTTTGTATGCGATTGGAATTCGGTATGTTGGAGAAACGGTTGCCAAGAAATTAGCGAAACATTATAAATCGATTGATGCGCTTCAAAAGGCTTCTTTATTGGATTTAATTTTGGTAGATGAAATAGGAGAGAAGATTGCCCAAAGTGTTATTGAATTCTTTGAAAATGAAGAAAATGTGAAAATTATTGAGCGTTTGAAACAGTTTGGTGTACAATTGGAACTTATTGAAAAGCACAATCCCAATGCAACAGACAAATTATCAGGCAAAACTTTTGTGGTTTCCGGCGTCTTTGAAAAATTTTCCCGTGATGATTTGAAAAAAGCTATCGAAGATAACGGTGGCAAAGTAGGCAGTTCAATTTCGGCAAAGACTGATTTTGTGGTGGCTGGTGATAATATGGGTCCGGCCAAATTAGAGAAAGCCAATCAACTAAAAGTACCAATCATTTCTGAAGATGATTTTTTAGTCATGCTATCTTAA